One part of the Sorangiineae bacterium MSr11954 genome encodes these proteins:
- a CDS encoding class I SAM-dependent methyltransferase, with amino-acid sequence MQPGTNPTNPKPLDDWNGARGARWATHHEWLDRSFAAFGAAALNAACLHPGEHVLDVGCGAGATTLELVRHVQPHGRVLGVDISEALLQRARERARAQPTTQATLDFELADASRHAFAPGSFDVLFSRFGVMFFADPPRAFTHLHAALARGGRATFVCWRSPAENPWFHLPLRALQGVLPPGPPADPLAPGPFAFADRHRIESILRQSGFSDIAITPFDAPLYVAADADESFDQTLRIGPFATMLEGHPEDVRQRGRAAIRAALAEHADAHGVSLAGATWIVRARA; translated from the coding sequence ATGCAACCCGGAACGAACCCCACGAATCCAAAGCCACTCGACGATTGGAACGGCGCCCGCGGCGCGCGTTGGGCCACGCACCACGAGTGGCTCGATCGAAGCTTCGCCGCCTTTGGCGCGGCGGCCTTGAACGCGGCGTGCTTGCATCCCGGCGAGCACGTGCTGGACGTGGGCTGCGGCGCCGGCGCGACGACCTTGGAGCTCGTCCGGCACGTGCAGCCGCACGGCCGCGTGCTGGGCGTCGATATCTCGGAGGCGCTGCTCCAGCGCGCCCGCGAGCGCGCACGCGCGCAGCCGACCACCCAGGCCACCCTCGATTTCGAGCTCGCCGACGCCAGCCGGCATGCCTTCGCCCCCGGCTCGTTCGACGTTTTGTTCTCCCGCTTCGGCGTCATGTTCTTCGCGGATCCGCCGCGCGCGTTTACCCATTTGCACGCGGCGCTCGCGCGCGGCGGCCGCGCGACCTTCGTCTGCTGGCGAAGCCCGGCGGAGAACCCCTGGTTCCACCTGCCGCTCCGCGCCCTCCAAGGCGTGCTTCCCCCCGGCCCGCCCGCCGATCCGCTCGCGCCGGGGCCCTTTGCCTTCGCCGATCGGCATCGCATCGAGAGCATCCTGCGCCAAAGCGGGTTTTCGGACATTGCCATCACCCCCTTCGACGCGCCGCTCTATGTCGCCGCCGACGCCGACGAATCGTTCGATCAAACCCTGCGCATCGGCCCCTTCGCGACCATGCTCGAAGGCCACCCGGAGGACGTGCGCCAGCGCGGAAGGGCGGCCATCCGCGCAGCGCTGGCCGAGCACGCCGACGCCCACGGGGTCTCCCTCGCCGGCGCCACGTGGATCGTGCGCGCCCGCGCCTGA
- a CDS encoding HlyD family efflux transporter periplasmic adaptor subunit yields MSDAFARTFRAIDGDSASRSHLAALVAILVLAAWTVWLFAAHLSIYETSEAARLEVVRAAHPFDAPIAGRVVKATIALDRDVREGDVLIELDAEPQRLALGEAKAKADSIAPTLAATRAELTAEKQALAHFRSQGKASLDEAESRVEEARIAEVLARDELGRVEHLQKTGAVAEIDAVRSKADAERKRATEAALRAQQSKIEREWMTGQSDRGTRIAALQLDAVRLEAELGRIQAQMASLEHAIEQRRIRAPASGRVGEVSQVRPGSWVEEGDRMGTIVAQGELRVVAEFKPASAFGRIRTGQAARVRFDGFPWTEFGETRAQVADVAGEVRDGRARIELNVVTPSERIPMQHGLPGNVEIEVERTTPAELLLRAAGELLHRPGSPLPEPPASRDRHLRITRQ; encoded by the coding sequence ATGTCCGACGCATTTGCACGCACGTTCCGCGCAATCGATGGCGACTCCGCGTCGCGATCCCACCTTGCGGCCCTCGTTGCCATTCTCGTTCTCGCTGCATGGACGGTGTGGCTCTTTGCGGCGCATCTCTCCATTTATGAGACGAGTGAGGCCGCGCGGCTCGAGGTGGTGCGGGCGGCGCATCCTTTCGATGCGCCCATCGCCGGGCGCGTGGTCAAAGCGACCATCGCGCTCGACCGCGACGTTCGCGAGGGCGATGTGCTGATCGAGCTCGACGCCGAGCCCCAGCGGCTCGCACTTGGCGAAGCAAAAGCAAAAGCGGACAGCATCGCGCCGACGCTCGCCGCCACCCGGGCCGAGCTCACCGCCGAGAAGCAGGCGCTCGCCCACTTCCGCAGCCAAGGAAAGGCGAGCCTCGACGAGGCCGAGAGCCGGGTGGAGGAGGCGCGCATCGCCGAGGTCCTCGCGCGCGACGAGCTCGGACGCGTCGAGCACCTGCAGAAGACGGGCGCCGTCGCCGAAATCGACGCCGTTCGCTCCAAGGCCGACGCCGAGCGCAAGAGGGCGACCGAGGCCGCGCTGCGCGCGCAGCAAAGCAAGATCGAGCGCGAGTGGATGACCGGCCAGTCCGATCGCGGCACCCGCATCGCGGCCTTGCAGCTCGATGCCGTGCGCCTCGAGGCGGAGCTCGGACGGATCCAGGCGCAGATGGCCTCGCTCGAGCACGCGATCGAGCAGCGGCGCATTCGCGCCCCGGCGAGCGGCCGCGTGGGCGAAGTGAGCCAAGTGCGACCCGGCTCGTGGGTGGAGGAGGGCGACCGCATGGGCACCATCGTCGCGCAAGGCGAGCTGCGGGTGGTGGCGGAGTTCAAGCCGGCGTCGGCGTTCGGGCGCATTCGCACGGGGCAGGCGGCGCGCGTGCGCTTCGACGGGTTTCCCTGGACGGAGTTCGGCGAGACGCGCGCCCAGGTCGCCGACGTGGCCGGCGAGGTTCGAGACGGGCGCGCGCGCATCGAATTGAACGTGGTGACGCCGAGCGAGCGGATCCCCATGCAGCACGGGCTCCCTGGCAACGTGGAGATCGAGGTGGAGCGCACCACCCCGGCCGAGCTCCTGCTCCGCGCGGCGGGCGAGCTCCTTCATCGGCCGGGGAGCCCACTCCCCGAGCCTCCGGCCTCCCGCGATCGCCATCTGCGCATCACCCGGCAATGA
- a CDS encoding ABC transporter ATP-binding protein/permease, translated as MIPPIDACHWPLARAGEALEALALAAGLPGSPGTAGAFGSSGANGSAAANDLEALAQSMGLEAERLVLANADLVATLRHAGPTLLRAGPAAAPWIVAILETGRARARVIAPDHAIRTVPLDALHDALLRDTEEVHAPRVDAIVRRLPLAPARQGAVRAALLREQIKALPRDLGWSLRLSPSAPFLAQLRRAGIARALRAMTAAHAGSFAVSLVAWWVIGRGALTGHLDRGRLCAWALLVAMLIPIRVLTTWQQGLASIGVGMLLKQRMLLGALKLDPDTIRHQGMGHLLGRILEVDAVEDLGFHGGLVSVVALIELAITVPVLAMGPSGLASVLLFFAWLALAGVLLGRFAVRWLAWSRARHTMTNDLVEGMLGHRTRIAQEPPADWHQGEDRALAAHLEHLRGLDRLGAWITGWLPRGWLVVGMASLMPALGSTAGVLPEKLAVGLGGVLLARAALMRLASGLTSLTGALSAWQHARPLFHAAARPEPGDGREAERGPAAADIVLDARNLVFRYRPGAPPVLRDVTFRIHARDRVLLEGPSGEGKSTLGSLLAGLRAPESGLLLLDGLDRTTRGARGWRRHIAAAPQFHENHVLSNTFAFNLLMGRDWPPRKEDLALADTLCRELGLGPLLDRMPGGLMQRVGETGWQLSHGERSRLYMARALLQRADLLILDESFASLDPETLARALRCVLDRAPALVVMAHP; from the coding sequence GTGATCCCGCCCATCGACGCATGCCATTGGCCGCTGGCCCGCGCGGGCGAGGCGCTGGAGGCGCTGGCGTTGGCGGCGGGCCTTCCCGGCTCGCCCGGTACGGCCGGTGCGTTTGGTTCGTCCGGCGCAAACGGAAGCGCGGCGGCGAACGATCTGGAGGCGCTCGCGCAATCCATGGGCCTGGAGGCGGAGCGGCTCGTCCTCGCCAACGCCGATCTCGTCGCGACGTTGCGCCACGCGGGCCCCACCTTGCTGCGCGCCGGCCCCGCGGCGGCGCCGTGGATCGTCGCCATCCTCGAGACGGGCCGCGCCCGCGCCCGGGTGATCGCGCCCGATCATGCGATCCGCACCGTCCCGCTCGATGCGCTGCACGACGCGCTCCTTCGCGACACAGAGGAGGTCCACGCCCCGCGCGTCGATGCCATCGTGCGCCGCCTTCCGCTCGCGCCCGCCCGCCAGGGCGCCGTGCGCGCCGCGCTCTTGCGCGAGCAGATCAAGGCGCTCCCGCGCGACCTCGGCTGGTCGCTCCGGCTCTCCCCGTCGGCGCCGTTCCTCGCGCAGCTCCGGCGGGCCGGCATCGCGCGCGCCCTTCGCGCCATGACCGCCGCCCACGCCGGCAGCTTCGCGGTGTCGCTCGTGGCGTGGTGGGTCATCGGACGCGGCGCGCTCACCGGGCACCTCGATCGCGGGAGGCTCTGCGCGTGGGCGCTCTTGGTGGCCATGCTGATCCCCATTCGCGTGCTCACCACCTGGCAGCAGGGCCTGGCGAGCATCGGGGTCGGAATGTTGCTCAAGCAACGGATGCTCCTGGGCGCCCTGAAGCTGGATCCGGACACCATCCGCCATCAAGGCATGGGGCACCTGCTCGGCCGCATCCTGGAGGTCGACGCCGTCGAGGATCTGGGCTTTCACGGCGGTCTAGTAAGCGTGGTGGCCTTGATCGAGCTCGCGATCACCGTCCCCGTGCTGGCCATGGGCCCCTCGGGTCTCGCATCGGTGCTGCTGTTTTTCGCCTGGCTCGCCTTGGCGGGCGTGCTGCTCGGGCGCTTCGCGGTGCGCTGGCTCGCCTGGTCGCGCGCGCGCCACACCATGACGAACGATCTGGTCGAGGGGATGCTCGGCCATCGCACGCGCATCGCCCAAGAGCCGCCGGCCGATTGGCACCAGGGCGAGGATCGCGCGCTGGCCGCCCACCTCGAGCACCTGCGCGGCCTCGACCGGCTCGGCGCATGGATCACCGGATGGCTCCCGCGCGGGTGGCTCGTGGTCGGCATGGCGTCGCTCATGCCGGCGTTGGGATCGACGGCCGGCGTGCTCCCCGAGAAGCTCGCCGTGGGGCTCGGCGGGGTGCTCCTGGCGCGCGCCGCGCTGATGCGCCTCGCCTCGGGACTCACGTCGCTCACCGGCGCGCTCTCCGCGTGGCAGCACGCGCGCCCGCTCTTTCACGCGGCCGCACGACCCGAGCCGGGCGATGGGCGCGAGGCCGAGCGGGGCCCCGCCGCCGCCGATATCGTATTGGACGCGCGCAACCTCGTATTTCGTTATCGGCCGGGCGCGCCGCCCGTCCTGCGCGACGTCACCTTCCGCATCCATGCGCGCGACCGGGTGCTCCTGGAAGGCCCCTCGGGCGAAGGCAAATCCACCTTGGGCTCCCTCCTCGCGGGCCTTCGCGCGCCGGAGTCGGGGCTTCTTCTGCTCGATGGCCTCGACCGCACCACCCGCGGCGCCCGGGGCTGGAGGCGGCATATCGCGGCCGCGCCGCAATTTCACGAGAACCATGTTCTCTCCAACACCTTCGCCTTCAACCTCCTGATGGGACGCGACTGGCCACCGCGCAAAGAAGACCTGGCCTTGGCCGACACCCTTTGCCGCGAGCTCGGCCTCGGTCCGCTCTTGGATCGCATGCCGGGTGGCCTGATGCAGCGGGTCGGCGAGACGGGCTGGCAGCTCTCCCACGGCGAGCGCAGCCGCCTCTACATGGCCCGCGCCCTCTTGCAGCGCGCCGATCTGCTCATTTTGGACGAGAGCTTTGCGTCCCTCGACCCAGAGACCCTCGCGCGGGCGCTCCGCTGCGTTCTGGATCGCGCCCCGGCGCTGGTGGTGATGGCGCACCCCTGA
- a CDS encoding AraC family transcriptional regulator → MPPSHPAPSLERDDPRARVLERLAALGEMATLRGAASTAAVPGARLLAYACGARERIDRVEVHSSWLIFVLEGHKRIDRKASHVLRAGDAYLLPQGVPMGVTNVPDGASRRYRSLGVEIPGDAHALVRRHHPNLVRDAGAWLTDAHRMGRTLRASLAALQALAHVCETFLDPAAHPRLLHHRIEGLLLALLMDEATPRASVARAQAATNVAHAVRNLVRGAPDVAWPAAGVARSLGVSAATLRRRLAAEGTTLRALVLEERLELARVLLCDGRLGVTEIALRCGYTSPGKFTRQFVRRFGMSPSRARGTSSHR, encoded by the coding sequence ATGCCGCCCTCGCACCCCGCGCCCTCGCTCGAACGCGACGATCCGCGCGCCCGGGTGCTCGAGCGGCTGGCCGCGCTCGGCGAGATGGCGACCCTTCGCGGTGCCGCAAGCACGGCCGCCGTCCCCGGGGCGCGCTTGCTGGCGTACGCGTGCGGCGCGCGCGAGCGCATCGATCGGGTCGAGGTTCATTCCTCGTGGCTCATCTTCGTCCTCGAGGGCCATAAGCGCATCGATAGGAAGGCGAGCCACGTCCTGCGCGCCGGCGATGCGTATCTGTTGCCGCAAGGTGTCCCCATGGGGGTGACCAATGTGCCCGATGGTGCCTCGCGCCGCTACCGCTCCCTCGGCGTGGAGATCCCCGGCGACGCGCACGCGCTCGTTCGCAGGCACCACCCGAATCTCGTGCGCGATGCCGGCGCGTGGCTGACGGATGCCCATCGCATGGGGCGCACGCTTCGCGCGAGCCTGGCCGCGTTGCAGGCCCTCGCGCACGTGTGCGAGACGTTCCTCGATCCGGCCGCGCACCCGAGGCTCCTCCACCATCGCATCGAGGGGCTCCTTTTGGCCTTGTTGATGGATGAGGCCACCCCGCGCGCATCGGTGGCCCGCGCACAGGCCGCGACCAACGTGGCGCACGCCGTTCGCAACCTGGTGCGGGGCGCGCCCGACGTCGCGTGGCCTGCCGCGGGCGTGGCGCGCTCCCTCGGGGTCTCCGCCGCGACCTTGCGCCGGCGGCTCGCGGCCGAGGGCACGACCTTGCGTGCCCTCGTGCTCGAGGAGCGGCTGGAGCTCGCGCGCGTGCTCCTCTGCGACGGGCGGCTCGGCGTGACCGAGATCGCGCTTCGCTGCGGCTACACGTCGCCCGGAAAGTTTACGCGCCAGTTCGTCCGCCGCTTTGGCATGTCACCCAGCCGCGCGCGCGGGACGTCCTCGCATCGTTGA
- a CDS encoding SMP-30/gluconolactonase/LRE family protein, with protein sequence MKRIPATPLVPYALTALAAFAICATAACAPSSPEKSPTKTATAETTATAATTAGSLSVGGFSAPESVLYDKERDQYFVSNLVGDAFTADHDGFISRLAPDGRITALRFIDGRATQDGLSAPKGMALVHRTLYVTDIDRIRLYDADTGAARGIIPIAGSTCLNDLDAAPDGTVYFTDTGIRRDGTGFAPTGTDAIYAITEGRSVRRIARGDLGRPNGIIWNDGKLEVVTLGSGEWLTVSLAGEILQRTPLPHDILDGLAKLDSGAFLISSWGGSRIYRILPGGLAEPILSAKSPADFAYDKKRARLVVPLMLEDRVLFAPLPH encoded by the coding sequence ATGAAACGCATTCCTGCGACGCCCCTCGTCCCCTACGCCCTGACGGCTCTCGCGGCCTTCGCGATCTGCGCGACCGCGGCCTGCGCGCCCTCATCGCCCGAGAAATCGCCTACGAAAACGGCCACGGCCGAGACCACCGCCACGGCCGCGACCACCGCCGGCTCGCTCTCCGTGGGCGGCTTCTCCGCCCCGGAGTCCGTACTCTACGACAAGGAGCGCGACCAATACTTCGTCAGCAACCTCGTAGGCGACGCATTCACCGCCGATCACGATGGCTTCATCTCGCGCCTCGCGCCCGATGGACGCATCACCGCGCTTCGTTTCATCGACGGTCGCGCCACACAGGACGGCCTCAGCGCGCCCAAAGGCATGGCCCTCGTTCACCGCACCCTCTACGTGACCGACATCGATCGCATACGCCTGTACGACGCCGACACGGGCGCCGCGCGCGGCATCATCCCCATCGCAGGCTCCACCTGCTTGAACGACCTCGACGCCGCGCCCGATGGCACCGTCTACTTCACCGACACCGGCATTCGCCGCGACGGGACCGGCTTTGCGCCCACCGGCACCGACGCCATTTATGCCATCACCGAAGGGCGCTCCGTGCGCCGAATCGCCCGCGGCGATCTCGGGAGGCCCAATGGCATCATCTGGAACGACGGCAAGCTCGAAGTGGTCACCCTCGGAAGCGGGGAGTGGCTGACCGTAAGCCTCGCGGGCGAAATCCTCCAGCGCACGCCTTTGCCGCACGACATCCTCGACGGCCTGGCGAAGCTCGACAGCGGCGCATTTCTCATATCGAGCTGGGGAGGTTCGCGCATCTACCGCATTCTCCCAGGCGGCCTCGCCGAGCCCATTCTATCCGCAAAATCACCCGCCGACTTTGCATACGACAAAAAACGCGCGCGCCTGGTCGTTCCGCTCATGCTCGAGGACCGCGTCCTCTTTGCGCCGCTCCCACATTGA
- a CDS encoding M4 family metallopeptidase: MMLETSFIRRSSLLLVGIALLACTSGTDTSPPTFLEVEGATGAAAGPRALQVSQVFQAFRADPAELTVTREHRDEQGDVHTRYAQFKNGLKVLGGELIVHRRAGAGIGSIYAANGSARADLEAPAAPALSPSQAIASALAERPGLEAEHDAPLAYRLSDRGDALALVYQVTVTGTADDGLPIRDTVLVNAADGTIVDTIARIQTAKYRQVHNCANRVPPCPIARAEGQPPAPDPVVNANYDVLGHVYDAYKNLFGRDSFDGAGAKLVSTVRYPGSSDFLVFWGSTHIVYGNGDGIQFSNPAYSLDLTGHEITHGVIERTSNLTYSGQPGALNESLGDIFGAVIEWYGQGKVVSAGTWQFAEDIYTPHRAGDALRYLNDPKKDDYSLDFYPDYYNGVDIHYASGISNLAFYLLSQGGKHPRGKSTTVVTGIGIEKAARVFYRANDVYFTSNTTFAQAKKAIAFAAAELGYTPAEIASVNDAWTAVGVP, encoded by the coding sequence ATGATGCTCGAGACCTCGTTCATCCGTCGCTCATCGCTTTTGCTCGTAGGGATTGCGCTCCTGGCTTGCACATCCGGGACCGATACCTCGCCCCCCACCTTTCTCGAGGTGGAGGGCGCAACGGGAGCTGCAGCCGGCCCTAGGGCTTTGCAGGTTTCGCAGGTTTTTCAGGCATTTCGGGCGGACCCCGCGGAGCTTACCGTCACGCGCGAGCATCGCGACGAGCAAGGCGATGTTCACACACGCTATGCGCAATTCAAGAACGGGCTGAAGGTGCTGGGCGGTGAGCTCATCGTGCACCGTCGCGCCGGTGCCGGCATCGGTTCCATCTATGCGGCCAATGGCAGCGCACGCGCCGATCTCGAGGCGCCCGCGGCCCCTGCCCTTTCACCGTCCCAAGCCATCGCCTCGGCGCTCGCGGAAAGGCCGGGGCTCGAGGCCGAGCACGATGCGCCGCTGGCGTATCGCCTCTCCGATCGCGGCGACGCGCTCGCCCTCGTCTACCAAGTCACGGTCACCGGCACCGCGGACGATGGGTTGCCCATCCGCGACACGGTGCTCGTGAACGCCGCCGACGGCACCATCGTCGATACCATTGCACGCATTCAGACGGCCAAATACCGTCAAGTGCACAATTGCGCGAACCGCGTTCCTCCCTGCCCCATCGCCCGCGCCGAGGGCCAACCGCCCGCGCCCGACCCCGTGGTGAACGCAAACTACGATGTGCTCGGACACGTGTACGATGCCTACAAAAATCTCTTTGGCCGCGACTCCTTCGACGGCGCCGGCGCCAAACTGGTCAGCACCGTCCGCTATCCGGGCAGCAGCGACTTCCTCGTATTCTGGGGCAGCACGCATATCGTGTACGGCAATGGCGACGGGATTCAATTCTCGAACCCCGCGTATTCGCTCGACCTCACCGGCCACGAGATAACCCACGGGGTGATTGAACGCACGTCGAACTTGACGTATTCGGGGCAACCGGGCGCCTTGAACGAATCGCTGGGCGACATCTTTGGCGCGGTCATCGAGTGGTATGGCCAGGGCAAGGTGGTCAGCGCCGGCACCTGGCAGTTCGCCGAAGACATCTACACGCCGCACCGCGCCGGCGACGCCCTTCGCTATTTGAACGATCCGAAGAAAGACGACTACTCGCTCGACTTTTACCCCGACTACTACAACGGCGTCGACATCCACTACGCCTCGGGGATTTCGAACCTCGCGTTCTACCTGTTGTCGCAAGGCGGAAAACACCCGCGCGGCAAGTCGACCACCGTGGTCACCGGCATCGGCATCGAAAAAGCGGCCCGCGTCTTCTACCGCGCCAACGACGTTTACTTTACGTCCAACACCACATTTGCGCAGGCCAAAAAGGCAATTGCATTCGCCGCCGCGGAGCTCGGCTACACCCCCGCGGAAATTGCGTCCGTGAACGACGCGTGGACGGCGGTCGGCGTTCCTTGA
- a CDS encoding ATP-binding cassette domain-containing protein, which produces MKRRFLAPEVIQTSQMDCGAAALTSLFTGLGIPISYGRLREACQTDVDGTSIDVLEDIAKSLGLDAGQTLWPLDYMMVPEVDAFPALLVTKDPVGAPHFVVAWRRIGQRIQLMDPARGRRWINFSTLRELAFTHRMPVRADAWRDWMESEEPALAFARRFARIGARSEGHHLVRTARSDPTWRSFAALDAALRMTQSLVSERAIARGAPAAALCASLFEQARNDVRSSDPESLDHAVVPSTYWSATPARPSPDGAPQVVLAGAVMVRVHGVRAERAPRPELSPELEAAIREPPVEPVRQLAAMLRQDGALAPAVLALSLLAASTGGALEALVLRSTLEVGRHLGVLAQRLSGMGVLLALLVLLLVLDLTFAGGVLRMGRRFEARLRVAFLTKIPRLHDRYFQSRPASDMAHRCHAIHPVRELPMLAGRLVRCVMDLLVTTAGLLWIDPESALPIALGAALSLVGPWLAQRALSERDLRVRSFDGALSRHYLDALLGLLPLRAHGAERALRRQHATTTLEWARAGFDRLRASVLVDALAQIVGSALAVYLVFDYLARTPEPAAMLLLLYWASSVPALGQEIASTARIYPSMRNRLLRLAEPLGALEEAESTNERGDAPEAGTPSPSPLRSRSRSRRAGAELRLCNVSVRASGHVILEGVDLAIPAGAHVAVVGPSGAGKSSLVGLLLGFYRPSSGEVLVDGVPLRGEHLGRVRAETAWVDPSVQLWNRSLLANLEYGSSPDHGAMMSTLEDADLLRLVERLPDGLQTELGEGGALVAGGEGQRVRIGRAMLRKSPRLVILDEAFRGLDRERRRALLARARARWKDATLLCVMHDVSETRTFDRVLVVERGQVHEDGAPEELLARPSSRYRAMLEAEAEVREQLWSGNGWRRWNVRRGRLETRSDDVRGEA; this is translated from the coding sequence ATGAAGCGCCGATTCTTGGCGCCGGAGGTCATTCAAACCTCACAAATGGATTGTGGCGCGGCCGCGCTGACATCGCTCTTCACCGGACTTGGAATTCCAATCAGCTACGGCCGATTGCGCGAAGCTTGCCAAACGGACGTGGACGGCACGTCGATCGATGTGCTCGAGGACATCGCCAAGAGCCTGGGGCTGGACGCAGGGCAAACCCTCTGGCCCCTCGATTACATGATGGTGCCCGAGGTGGACGCCTTCCCTGCCCTCCTGGTCACCAAAGATCCCGTGGGCGCCCCCCATTTCGTGGTCGCGTGGCGGCGAATCGGACAGCGCATTCAGCTCATGGACCCTGCGCGCGGGCGGCGCTGGATCAATTTCTCCACGTTGCGAGAATTGGCATTTACGCATCGCATGCCCGTGCGCGCGGACGCCTGGCGTGATTGGATGGAGTCGGAGGAGCCGGCGCTCGCCTTCGCGCGCCGGTTTGCGCGAATCGGCGCGCGCTCCGAGGGGCACCACCTCGTTCGAACGGCCCGCAGCGATCCCACCTGGCGCTCCTTTGCGGCGCTCGATGCGGCGCTGCGCATGACGCAATCCCTGGTCAGCGAGCGCGCCATCGCGCGGGGCGCACCGGCCGCGGCGCTGTGCGCGTCCCTCTTCGAGCAAGCGCGAAACGATGTCCGCAGCTCCGATCCGGAGTCGCTCGATCATGCGGTCGTGCCCTCCACGTATTGGTCGGCGACACCGGCGCGCCCGTCGCCCGACGGCGCCCCGCAGGTGGTGCTCGCAGGGGCGGTGATGGTCCGCGTTCACGGCGTGCGGGCGGAGCGCGCGCCGCGCCCCGAGCTCTCACCCGAGCTCGAGGCGGCCATCCGGGAGCCTCCGGTCGAGCCCGTGCGCCAGCTCGCGGCCATGTTGCGCCAGGATGGCGCGCTCGCGCCGGCGGTGCTCGCGCTCTCGCTGCTGGCGGCATCCACGGGCGGCGCGCTGGAGGCGCTCGTTCTTCGAAGCACGTTGGAGGTCGGGCGCCACTTGGGCGTGCTCGCGCAGCGCCTCTCGGGCATGGGCGTGCTGCTCGCGCTCTTGGTGCTGCTCTTGGTGCTCGATCTCACCTTCGCGGGCGGGGTCCTCCGCATGGGCCGGCGGTTCGAGGCGCGGCTGCGGGTCGCGTTCCTCACCAAAATTCCACGGCTCCATGATCGCTATTTCCAAAGCCGGCCCGCCTCCGATATGGCGCACCGCTGCCACGCCATTCACCCGGTGCGCGAGCTTCCCATGCTCGCGGGGCGCCTCGTGCGCTGCGTGATGGATCTGCTGGTGACGACCGCCGGGCTCCTTTGGATCGATCCGGAGAGCGCGCTGCCCATCGCGCTGGGAGCCGCCCTCTCGCTGGTGGGTCCTTGGCTCGCACAGCGCGCGCTGTCCGAGCGCGATTTGCGCGTGCGCTCGTTCGACGGCGCCCTCTCCCGCCATTACCTGGACGCGCTGCTGGGGCTCCTGCCGCTGCGCGCCCACGGCGCCGAGCGCGCGCTGCGGCGCCAGCACGCCACCACCACCCTGGAGTGGGCGCGCGCAGGGTTCGATCGCCTGCGGGCCTCCGTGCTGGTCGATGCGCTCGCGCAGATCGTGGGGTCCGCGCTCGCGGTGTATCTGGTCTTCGATTACCTCGCGCGCACCCCGGAGCCGGCGGCCATGCTCCTCCTTTTGTATTGGGCGTCGAGCGTCCCCGCGCTCGGGCAGGAGATCGCGAGCACGGCGCGCATCTATCCATCCATGCGCAATCGCCTCCTTCGCCTGGCCGAGCCTCTGGGCGCGCTGGAGGAGGCCGAATCGACGAACGAGCGGGGCGATGCCCCCGAAGCGGGCACGCCCTCGCCGTCCCCGCTGCGATCCCGATCCCGATCGCGGCGCGCCGGCGCGGAGCTTCGTCTTTGCAACGTTTCGGTGCGCGCATCGGGGCACGTGATCCTGGAGGGCGTCGATCTCGCCATTCCGGCGGGCGCCCACGTGGCGGTCGTGGGGCCATCCGGGGCGGGGAAATCGAGCCTGGTGGGGCTCTTGTTGGGGTTTTACCGACCGAGCTCCGGGGAGGTGCTCGTCGACGGCGTTCCGCTTCGCGGCGAGCACCTCGGCCGCGTGCGCGCCGAAACGGCGTGGGTGGATCCCTCGGTGCAACTTTGGAATCGTTCCCTCTTGGCCAATTTGGAGTACGGATCCTCGCCGGACCATGGTGCCATGATGTCCACCTTGGAGGACGCCGATCTCCTCCGCCTGGTCGAGCGGCTGCCGGATGGTTTGCAGACGGAGCTGGGCGAAGGCGGCGCCCTCGTCGCGGGCGGCGAAGGGCAAAGGGTGCGGATCGGGCGGGCCATGCTGCGCAAGAGCCCGCGCCTGGTGATCCTGGACGAGGCGTTTCGAGGCCTCGATCGGGAGCGCCGCCGCGCGCTGCTCGCCCGGGCACGCGCCCGCTGGAAGGACGCCACCCTCCTTTGCGTGATGCACGACGTATCGGAGACGCGCACCTTCGATCGCGTGCTCGTGGTCGAGCGCGGCCAGGTGCACGAGGACGGCGCCCCCGAGGAGCTTCTGGCGCGCCCGAGCTCGCGCTATCGGGCGATGCTCGAGGCCGAAGCCGAGGTGCGCGAGCAGCTGTGGAGCGGGAACGGCTGGCGGCGCTGGAATGTGCGCCGGGGGCGCCTGGAGACCCGCTCCGACGATGTCCGAGGCGAAGCGTGA